The sequence CTCTTAAATAAATGACTTTATTCATTTCTTTTAAGGAGCTGACATGCATTTTGGTCGCCACATCTCAGGACAGTTTAATGTCGAATTGGAATCTATCCGTACCCACGTATTAACCATGGGTGGGTTGGTAGAGCAGCAGTTGTCCTTTGCGATGCAAGCGCTTCATAAAGATGATGCGGAACTGGCCAAAAAAGTGATTCGTGATGACCACAAAGTGAATGCGATGGAAGTTTCAATCGATGAAGCATGTACTCGTATTATCGCTAAGCGTCAGCCGACCGCAAAAGATCTACGTTTGATTATGGCGATCATCAAAACCATTACCGATCTTGAGCGAATCGGCGATGTTGCCTCAAAAATAGCGCAAGGTGCTATCGAGATCCCTTCAACGAAAGAGCAGAAATTCCATGTATCGCTAGAACCACTGTGTCGACAAGCGATCACTATGCTTCATCAAGTTTTGGATGCTTTTGCGCGAATGGATGTAGATGCCGCGGCAGAAGTACACAAGCTAGATGACAAGCTTGATGCGGAGTACGAAGCGGTGATTCGTCAGCTGATGACATACATGATGGAAGACCCTAAGAACATCCCTAACATCTTACAAGTGATGTGGTCTGCGAGGGCGATTGAACGAGTGGGCGATCGTTGTCAGAATATTTGTGAATACATCATCTATTTCGTGAAAGGCAAAGATGTTCGCCACCTAGGTGATCAAAGCTTAGATGACGTTTTACGATAGTTGTAATTCTTAAAATCCTACTCAATCTAGAAGCTTACTATCGCACCTAGGTTGATGTTGACGGTGGTGTTATAAGGCACGAAAGTCTTATTGTGATCAAACATATTTACGTCTGCACCCGCTCTCAAAGCCAAGAATGAATTGGCTTGATACACATAAGCACCACCCAAACTCAAACCCGTCGCTGTTTTCTTTTCAGTGATACCAGAACGTGTCTTTTCACCATCATAATCAGCAAAACCAATCTCAGCCTGGAATCCGTGTATTTGCTTTGCACCAAACATGTTTTGGATTCCAACGCGATATGAATTCACTGTTTCATCATAACGACCACTTTCATACCAAATATCCGAGTAGCTCAAATAGATTGCTCCAAGCTCAGCAACCTGAGTCATTCCAGCTTGAATACCAAAGCCATGATAGGCCCCGACTTTTATTTCGGGAGAAAGATGAAGCCCACTTGCCGAAACGGAAGAGGAAAGGAGGGTAAGTAAAAGCAGGGGAGTTTTTATCTTCATAACAATACCTAGAGCATATAGCCGTCCGTGGCTGCAATGAATTTTGATTCTAATAGATTGGTCTTAGAACTTGTAACCAAAGGTGATGGACAGTTGATCGATATCGTAATCGTCCATCATGATGAAGTTGAAGCGAAGATCGCTGTATAGACCAAAATCAAAATTTGCTCTAACACCAGTACCGAGCAAAAGTGATGTCTCTGTATTTTTGAGGTTAATATTGCCTCCTGGCTCTTTTAAAGTGAGCTTTTCCTCGACACGAGCAATACCAATAGCACCGTAAGGTTTAATGTTAAATCCATCTAGTAAAAATGCGTAACCAATATCTGAGTCAATTTTCAGCGTTGATACTTTAGAGTCGTATCCATAGCCATATCCATAATTCTCATCGTCTTTGCTTGTGTCCATCGATATATTCACACCAACAATTCGGTTGATGTCATAGCCGTACTCTAACTTCAGGCCATTGCCTAAGTCGCTGTTAGAGTAATCGGAATCAAGGTGGTCAACTTCACTAGAGGTAAAACCTAGTCCCACACGATGACCCGAGTAGTCTGTGTTTGCATAAGCTGCGGTCGCTGTAGATAGGGCAATGATTGTCGTAGCAATTTTAAATAACTTCATAACACTCTCAATAAACTTGATATTGAGCATCCTTACTATGGTTGAATTGATTGACTCCGTGTCTATGAAGTAAATATTAAACAGTGTTTTATTGTTATTCTAAGTAGGTGTTTATATACCTATAATAAGTAATTCTTATTAATCTGTTTCTCCAATGCGGTTTGAATAACATTGAATAACCAGTGAAAAAGCGGGTTGTTCCGATTTTTGGTATGGATATGGCTGTAGACAGCAACTTTCTTATATTCATCTGCAATTAAGATATCAATGGCTCTAAGGCTAGGGTAGCTGTCTATGGGGAATAAGTTTGAATGTGGTAAGTACATATCTGAGTGGTTTAAAACGTCGATAATGGCCATCACGATCTCAGAGCGAAAACCTATTTTATGAGGGACAGAAAGGTCGTCTAAAATCTGTGAAGCTCGACTGAAGTTATCGTTCCAACCCGGTGATATCATCGATGCGATATCGTAGCCCGCCAAATCTTGTGGTGTTACCAAAGATTGTTTGATTGGGTGATCTTTTCTCACTATCAAACGGCCCGTTACTTCAACCAT is a genomic window of Vibrio sp. FE10 containing:
- the phoU gene encoding phosphate signaling complex protein PhoU, translated to MHFGRHISGQFNVELESIRTHVLTMGGLVEQQLSFAMQALHKDDAELAKKVIRDDHKVNAMEVSIDEACTRIIAKRQPTAKDLRLIMAIIKTITDLERIGDVASKIAQGAIEIPSTKEQKFHVSLEPLCRQAITMLHQVLDAFARMDVDAAAEVHKLDDKLDAEYEAVIRQLMTYMMEDPKNIPNILQVMWSARAIERVGDRCQNICEYIIYFVKGKDVRHLGDQSLDDVLR
- a CDS encoding porin family protein; amino-acid sequence: MKLFKIATTIIALSTATAAYANTDYSGHRVGLGFTSSEVDHLDSDYSNSDLGNGLKLEYGYDINRIVGVNISMDTSKDDENYGYGYGYDSKVSTLKIDSDIGYAFLLDGFNIKPYGAIGIARVEEKLTLKEPGGNINLKNTETSLLLGTGVRANFDFGLYSDLRFNFIMMDDYDIDQLSITFGYKF